One genomic window of Vulpes vulpes isolate BD-2025 chromosome 11, VulVul3, whole genome shotgun sequence includes the following:
- the LMO1 gene encoding rhombotin-1 isoform X2, with product MVLEQEDGVPMLSVQPKGKQKGCAGCNRKIKDRYLLKALDKYWHEDCLKCACCDCRLGEVGSTLYTKANLILCRRDYLRLFGTTGNCAACSKLIPAFEMVMRARDNVYHLDCFACQLCNQRFCVGDKFFLKNNMILCQMDYEEGQLNGTFESQVQ from the exons GCGTGCCGATGCTCTCCGTCCAGCCCAAAGGGAAGCAGAAGGGCTGTGCGGGCTGCAACCGGAAGATCAAGGACCGCTACCTGCTGAAGGCCCTGGACAAGTACTGGCACGAGGACTGCCTCAAGTGCGCCTGCTGTGACTGCCGCCTGGGCGAGGTGGGCTCCACCCTCTACACCAAGGCCAACCTCATCCTGTGCCGCCGTGACTACCTGAG GCTTTTCGGCACCACAGGAAACTGCGCCGCCTGCAGCAAGCTGATCCCAGCCTTCGAGATGGTGATGCGAGCCCGGGACAACGTATATCACCTCGACTGCTTCGCATGCCAGCTCTGCAACCAGAG ATTTTGTGTGGGAGACAAATTCTTCCTGAAGAACAACATGATCTTGTGTCAGATGGACTATGAGGAGGGACAGCTCAATGGCACCTTTGAATCCCAGGTTCAGTAA
- the LMO1 gene encoding rhombotin-1 isoform X1 has product MMVLDKEDGVPMLSVQPKGKQKGCAGCNRKIKDRYLLKALDKYWHEDCLKCACCDCRLGEVGSTLYTKANLILCRRDYLRLFGTTGNCAACSKLIPAFEMVMRARDNVYHLDCFACQLCNQRFCVGDKFFLKNNMILCQMDYEEGQLNGTFESQVQ; this is encoded by the exons GCGTGCCGATGCTCTCCGTCCAGCCCAAAGGGAAGCAGAAGGGCTGTGCGGGCTGCAACCGGAAGATCAAGGACCGCTACCTGCTGAAGGCCCTGGACAAGTACTGGCACGAGGACTGCCTCAAGTGCGCCTGCTGTGACTGCCGCCTGGGCGAGGTGGGCTCCACCCTCTACACCAAGGCCAACCTCATCCTGTGCCGCCGTGACTACCTGAG GCTTTTCGGCACCACAGGAAACTGCGCCGCCTGCAGCAAGCTGATCCCAGCCTTCGAGATGGTGATGCGAGCCCGGGACAACGTATATCACCTCGACTGCTTCGCATGCCAGCTCTGCAACCAGAG ATTTTGTGTGGGAGACAAATTCTTCCTGAAGAACAACATGATCTTGTGTCAGATGGACTATGAGGAGGGACAGCTCAATGGCACCTTTGAATCCCAGGTTCAGTAA